One window of the Pieris rapae chromosome 11, ilPieRapa1.1, whole genome shotgun sequence genome contains the following:
- the LOC111001366 gene encoding uncharacterized protein LOC111001366 isoform X3: MDPEDEMKLQKKVPDDLPKIHTKCNSNRPHTSPHVSPETSNPSTSKENPEMNNDDDSSNGKETEKEGSLSDWVSGGPVGSKAAVLVFRSCVLASRTPSMESTTKTVGNNTGTTILLNKAKNMAKRLVAEPHSFSVRPKTIMHDVMETFGNNTKYMGQAYVVKHVSEAEIPITESVEEQGHEAVEHKRDIDDVLNDLSKITLKKHLNIENTTANIKPPEPPPVTKDAKDEKKGKKNKGKGKKKNIQRTVSPSIDSDDSEQLLVKEVDSIKVLESSHMPARILKITYKLVNTETKLLHRLLQAHGLQEACPDAKEFNLLWAGLHPKPDVLRSLSAYQRVNHFPRSYELTRKDKLFKNIEKMQYFRGLKHFDFIPTTFLMPAEYKELCTTHYRTKGPWIVKPAASSRGRGIYIVNTPEQIPKGENVVVAKYVDKPLLIGGHKCDLRLYVCVTSIDPLLIYLYEEGLVRFATVKYDKTNKNLWNPCMHLCNYSINKYHTDYIKCDDPNAGNIGHKWTLSALLRHLRKQGRNTAALMAAIEDLVVKSILSSAQTITAAARVFVPNLFNCFELFGYDILIDDMLKPWLLEINLSPSLACESPLDARVKSALLADTLTLVGLPAVPMSRHEQSPQNNSLKMRIGACRRVHSAENVFVRGKPQTQTEKGIANLLTGEELRIVRAVRAQYARRGGFVRIFPSQNSWQKYSQYLDPVTGIPICSTSLNNNIPYTVVHNYNLLVHSHVLPHFQHAQAATSLTDTPQRLKRYEAVCIAGAAPAVQINSPGEATAPPRDAKRAKELIKAQLTDGMKLTMGEGRRAFGLYLTHVLKRISSPSNEMAVQHAALILRFLRRASASLRMPYNVKMCDKDRCAIIAKQLNDFLYMYYRETDLYTDSNDRDGCVSNIHFAHFLYAASEADLEDVLLLVLRSDNWVATFLGDTRSALCVDAPPARLAHTSKHTLLKHLAAVAPINCRKYRPTMDSMSRSESSSVAQESDSSPPPPPYTTSDIVLKESLKEEKPLKVALKYARS, encoded by the exons TCCACATGTATCACCAGAAACCTCAAATCCGTCTACATCAAAAGAAAATCCAGAAATGAACAATGACGACGATTCATCGAATGGCAAAGAAACAGAAAAAGAAGGGTCCCTATCCGACTGGGTGTCGGGTGGTCCCGTGGGATCGAAAGCGGCCGTGCTAGTCTTCCGATCATGTGTCCTCGCCTCCAGAACACCCTCCATGGAATCCACAACAAAAACAGTCGGCAATAATACAGGCACAACGATACTCCTCAATAAAGCCAAGAATATGGCGAAAAGACTCGTAGCCGAACCGCATTCTTTCAGCGTCCGACCAAAAACAATAATGCACGATGTGATGGAGACATTTGGTAATAACACAAAGTATATGGGCCAAGCGTATGTGGTGAAACATGTTAGTGAAGCGGAAATTCCAATAACAGAGTCTGTAGAAGAGCAAGGTCATGAAGCAGTCGAACATAAGAGAGATATAGATGATGTACTTAATGATCTCAGCAAGATAACCCTAAAGAAGCATTTGAACATAGAAAATACGACAGCTAATATTAAACCGCCCGAACCTCCACCTGTAACCAAAG atGCCAAAGATGAAAAGAAAGGAAAGAAAAACAAAGGTAaaggaaaaaagaaaaatatacaaaggaCTGTCTCGCCGAGTATTGATAGTGACGATTCGGAACAATTGCTAGTCAAAGAAGTAGATAGTATTAAG GTATTAGAAAGTAGTCATATGCCGGCCAGAATTCTTAAGATCACCTACAAATTAGTTAATACTGAGACCAAACTGCTGCACCGATTACTCCAAGCTCATGGTCTCCAAGAAGCCTGTCCTGACGCAAAAGAGTTTAACCTGCTTTGGGCAGGTCTGCATCCTAAGCCTGATGTGCTGAGGTCACTATCAGCGTATCAGAGAGTCAATCATTTTCCTAG GTCGTACGAACTAACACGCAAagacaaattgtttaaaaacatagAGAAAATGCAATACTTCCGAGGCTTAAAACACTTTGATTTCATCCCCACAACATTCCTGATGCCGGCTGAATATAAAGAACTGTGTACCACACATTATAGGACCAAGGGTCCGTGGATTGTTAAACCTGCCGCCTCCAGTAGGGGCAGGGGaatttatatagttaatacg CCAGAACAAATACCGAAAGGCGAGAACGTAGTAGTAGCAAAGTACGTGGACAAACCGCTTCTGATTGGTGGACACAAATGTGACCTACGCTTATACGTGTGCGTTACGTCCATAGACCCGTTGTTAATTTATCTGTATGAGGAAGGCCTGGTGCGATTCGCCACTGTCAAATACGATAAGACGAACAAGAATCTGTGGAACCCGTGCATGCATCTGTGCAATTATAGtatcaataaatatcataCGGATTATATcaa ATGTGACGATCCAAATGCGGGCAACATTGGCCACAAATGGACGCTGTCAGCCCTATTGCGCCATTTGCGTAAGCAAGGACGGAACACAGCTGCGTTAATGGCCGCTATTGAAGATCTGGTCGTCAAATCCATTCTGTCTTCAGCCCAGACTATTACTGCCGCCGCTAGAGTTTTTGTGCctaatctttttaattgttttg AACTATTTGGCtacgatattttaatagatgaCATGCTTAAGCCATGGCtgttagaaattaatttatcgcCGAG CTTGGCCTGCGAAAGTCCTTTAGATGCCCGAGTGAAATCTGCCCTTTTGGCAGATACACTGACCCTAGTAGGATTACCAGCAGTGCCTATGAGCAGGCATGAGCAATCGCCGCAGAACAACTCTCTCAAGATGAGAATCGGAGCG TGTCGCCGTGTCCACTCAGCAGAAAACGTATTCGTACGCGGCAAACCTCAAACCCAGACAGAGAAAGGAATCGCCAACCTCTTAACGGGCGAAGAATTGCGCATAGTACGAGCTGTTAGGGCCCAATACGCCCGGCGTGGGGGTTTCGTCAGAATATTCCCTAGTCAGAACTCTTGGCAGAAGTATTCGCAGTATTTGG ATCCTGTAACCGGTATCCCGATATGTTCTACGTCCCTAAACAATAACATCCCGTATACAGTTGTTCACAATTACAACTTGTTGGTACATTCCCACGTGTTGCCGCATTTCCAACACGCCCAAGCTGCTACTAGCCTTACGGACACACCGCAGAG attaaaacGTTACGAGGCTGTATGCATCGCGGGTGCGGCGCCGGCAGTTCAGATAAACTCCCCTGGTGAGGCGACCGCGCCTCCAAGGGACGCTAAAAGAGCCAAAGAACTCATCAAGGCCCAACTCACTGACGGAATGAAGTTgac tatGGGTGAAGGCCGTCGTGCTTTCGGCCTATATCTGACCCACGTCCTCAAGCGCATATCGTCTCCGAGCAACGAAATGGCGGTGCAACACGCAGCCCTGATCCTCCGATTCCTCAGACGAGCTTCGGCCTCTCTGCGAATGCCCTATAATGTAAAG ATGTGCGACAAGGACAGATGTGCGATCATCGCGAAACAGCTCAACGATTTCCTGTACATGTACTATCGGGAGACGGATTTATATACAGACAGCAACGACAGAGATGGATGCGTGTCGAATATACATTTCGCACATTTCTTGTATGCCGCTAG TGAGGCCGATTTAGAGGACGTATTACTTTTGGTCCTTCGATCGGATAATTGGGTGGCGACGTTCTTGGGTGATACTAGAAGTGCATTATGCGTTGACGCGCCACCCGCGAGATTGGCGCATACAAGCAAACATACATTATTGAAGCATCTGGCTGCGGTCGCTCCTATCAATTGTAGAAAATAcag ACCTACCATGGACTCGATGAGTCGTTCGGAGTCGTCCAGCGTCGCTCAAGAGTCGGACTCGTCCCCTCCTCCACCTCCATACACCACTTCGGACATCGTACTTAAAGAGTCGCTGAAGGAAGAGAAGCCGCTCAAAGTGGCACTTAAGTACGCGAGATCAtag
- the LOC111001366 gene encoding tubulin polyglutamylase TTLL5 isoform X4: protein MGKLFPHVSPETSNPSTSKENPEMNNDDDSSNGKETEKEGSLSDWVSGGPVGSKAAVLVFRSCVLASRTPSMESTTKTVGNNTGTTILLNKAKNMAKRLVAEPHSFSVRPKTIMHDVMETFGNNTKYMGQAYVVKHVSEAEIPITESVEEQGHEAVEHKRDIDDVLNDLSKITLKKHLNIENTTANIKPPEPPPVTKDAKDEKKGKKNKGKGKKKNIQRTVSPSIDSDDSEQLLVKEVDSIKVLESSHMPARILKITYKLVNTETKLLHRLLQAHGLQEACPDAKEFNLLWAGLHPKPDVLRSLSAYQRVNHFPRSYELTRKDKLFKNIEKMQYFRGLKHFDFIPTTFLMPAEYKELCTTHYRTKGPWIVKPAASSRGRGIYIVNTPEQIPKGENVVVAKYVDKPLLIGGHKCDLRLYVCVTSIDPLLIYLYEEGLVRFATVKYDKTNKNLWNPCMHLCNYSINKYHTDYIKCDDPNAGNIGHKWTLSALLRHLRKQGRNTAALMAAIEDLVVKSILSSAQTITAAARVFVPNLFNCFELFGYDILIDDMLKPWLLEINLSPSLACESPLDARVKSALLADTLTLVGLPAVPMSRHEQSPQNNSLKMRIGACRRVHSAENVFVRGKPQTQTEKGIANLLTGEELRIVRAVRAQYARRGGFVRIFPSQNSWQKYSQYLDPVTGIPICSTSLNNNIPYTVVHNYNLLVHSHVLPHFQHAQAATSLTDTPQRLKRYEAVCIAGAAPAVQINSPGEATAPPRDAKRAKELIKAQLTDGMKLTMGEGRRAFGLYLTHVLKRISSPSNEMAVQHAALILRFLRRASASLRMPYNVKGPPAKMCDKDRCAIIAKQLNDFLYMYYRETDLYTDSNDRDGCVSNIHFAHFLYAASEADLEDVLLLVLRSDNWVATFLGDTRSALCVDAPPARLAHTSKHTLLKHLAAVAPINCRKYRPTMDSMSRSESSSVAQESDSSPPPPPYTTSDIVLKESLKEEKPLKVALKYARS from the exons TCCACATGTATCACCAGAAACCTCAAATCCGTCTACATCAAAAGAAAATCCAGAAATGAACAATGACGACGATTCATCGAATGGCAAAGAAACAGAAAAAGAAGGGTCCCTATCCGACTGGGTGTCGGGTGGTCCCGTGGGATCGAAAGCGGCCGTGCTAGTCTTCCGATCATGTGTCCTCGCCTCCAGAACACCCTCCATGGAATCCACAACAAAAACAGTCGGCAATAATACAGGCACAACGATACTCCTCAATAAAGCCAAGAATATGGCGAAAAGACTCGTAGCCGAACCGCATTCTTTCAGCGTCCGACCAAAAACAATAATGCACGATGTGATGGAGACATTTGGTAATAACACAAAGTATATGGGCCAAGCGTATGTGGTGAAACATGTTAGTGAAGCGGAAATTCCAATAACAGAGTCTGTAGAAGAGCAAGGTCATGAAGCAGTCGAACATAAGAGAGATATAGATGATGTACTTAATGATCTCAGCAAGATAACCCTAAAGAAGCATTTGAACATAGAAAATACGACAGCTAATATTAAACCGCCCGAACCTCCACCTGTAACCAAAG atGCCAAAGATGAAAAGAAAGGAAAGAAAAACAAAGGTAaaggaaaaaagaaaaatatacaaaggaCTGTCTCGCCGAGTATTGATAGTGACGATTCGGAACAATTGCTAGTCAAAGAAGTAGATAGTATTAAG GTATTAGAAAGTAGTCATATGCCGGCCAGAATTCTTAAGATCACCTACAAATTAGTTAATACTGAGACCAAACTGCTGCACCGATTACTCCAAGCTCATGGTCTCCAAGAAGCCTGTCCTGACGCAAAAGAGTTTAACCTGCTTTGGGCAGGTCTGCATCCTAAGCCTGATGTGCTGAGGTCACTATCAGCGTATCAGAGAGTCAATCATTTTCCTAG GTCGTACGAACTAACACGCAAagacaaattgtttaaaaacatagAGAAAATGCAATACTTCCGAGGCTTAAAACACTTTGATTTCATCCCCACAACATTCCTGATGCCGGCTGAATATAAAGAACTGTGTACCACACATTATAGGACCAAGGGTCCGTGGATTGTTAAACCTGCCGCCTCCAGTAGGGGCAGGGGaatttatatagttaatacg CCAGAACAAATACCGAAAGGCGAGAACGTAGTAGTAGCAAAGTACGTGGACAAACCGCTTCTGATTGGTGGACACAAATGTGACCTACGCTTATACGTGTGCGTTACGTCCATAGACCCGTTGTTAATTTATCTGTATGAGGAAGGCCTGGTGCGATTCGCCACTGTCAAATACGATAAGACGAACAAGAATCTGTGGAACCCGTGCATGCATCTGTGCAATTATAGtatcaataaatatcataCGGATTATATcaa ATGTGACGATCCAAATGCGGGCAACATTGGCCACAAATGGACGCTGTCAGCCCTATTGCGCCATTTGCGTAAGCAAGGACGGAACACAGCTGCGTTAATGGCCGCTATTGAAGATCTGGTCGTCAAATCCATTCTGTCTTCAGCCCAGACTATTACTGCCGCCGCTAGAGTTTTTGTGCctaatctttttaattgttttg AACTATTTGGCtacgatattttaatagatgaCATGCTTAAGCCATGGCtgttagaaattaatttatcgcCGAG CTTGGCCTGCGAAAGTCCTTTAGATGCCCGAGTGAAATCTGCCCTTTTGGCAGATACACTGACCCTAGTAGGATTACCAGCAGTGCCTATGAGCAGGCATGAGCAATCGCCGCAGAACAACTCTCTCAAGATGAGAATCGGAGCG TGTCGCCGTGTCCACTCAGCAGAAAACGTATTCGTACGCGGCAAACCTCAAACCCAGACAGAGAAAGGAATCGCCAACCTCTTAACGGGCGAAGAATTGCGCATAGTACGAGCTGTTAGGGCCCAATACGCCCGGCGTGGGGGTTTCGTCAGAATATTCCCTAGTCAGAACTCTTGGCAGAAGTATTCGCAGTATTTGG ATCCTGTAACCGGTATCCCGATATGTTCTACGTCCCTAAACAATAACATCCCGTATACAGTTGTTCACAATTACAACTTGTTGGTACATTCCCACGTGTTGCCGCATTTCCAACACGCCCAAGCTGCTACTAGCCTTACGGACACACCGCAGAG attaaaacGTTACGAGGCTGTATGCATCGCGGGTGCGGCGCCGGCAGTTCAGATAAACTCCCCTGGTGAGGCGACCGCGCCTCCAAGGGACGCTAAAAGAGCCAAAGAACTCATCAAGGCCCAACTCACTGACGGAATGAAGTTgac tatGGGTGAAGGCCGTCGTGCTTTCGGCCTATATCTGACCCACGTCCTCAAGCGCATATCGTCTCCGAGCAACGAAATGGCGGTGCAACACGCAGCCCTGATCCTCCGATTCCTCAGACGAGCTTCGGCCTCTCTGCGAATGCCCTATAATGTAAAG GGTCCCCCTGCGAAGATGTGCGACAAGGACAGATGTGCGATCATCGCGAAACAGCTCAACGATTTCCTGTACATGTACTATCGGGAGACGGATTTATATACAGACAGCAACGACAGAGATGGATGCGTGTCGAATATACATTTCGCACATTTCTTGTATGCCGCTAG TGAGGCCGATTTAGAGGACGTATTACTTTTGGTCCTTCGATCGGATAATTGGGTGGCGACGTTCTTGGGTGATACTAGAAGTGCATTATGCGTTGACGCGCCACCCGCGAGATTGGCGCATACAAGCAAACATACATTATTGAAGCATCTGGCTGCGGTCGCTCCTATCAATTGTAGAAAATAcag ACCTACCATGGACTCGATGAGTCGTTCGGAGTCGTCCAGCGTCGCTCAAGAGTCGGACTCGTCCCCTCCTCCACCTCCATACACCACTTCGGACATCGTACTTAAAGAGTCGCTGAAGGAAGAGAAGCCGCTCAAAGTGGCACTTAAGTACGCGAGATCAtag
- the LOC111001366 gene encoding tubulin polyglutamylase TTLL5 isoform X5, whose amino-acid sequence MNNDDDSSNGKETEKEGSLSDWVSGGPVGSKAAVLVFRSCVLASRTPSMESTTKTVGNNTGTTILLNKAKNMAKRLVAEPHSFSVRPKTIMHDVMETFGNNTKYMGQAYVVKHVSEAEIPITESVEEQGHEAVEHKRDIDDVLNDLSKITLKKHLNIENTTANIKPPEPPPVTKDAKDEKKGKKNKGKGKKKNIQRTVSPSIDSDDSEQLLVKEVDSIKVLESSHMPARILKITYKLVNTETKLLHRLLQAHGLQEACPDAKEFNLLWAGLHPKPDVLRSLSAYQRVNHFPRSYELTRKDKLFKNIEKMQYFRGLKHFDFIPTTFLMPAEYKELCTTHYRTKGPWIVKPAASSRGRGIYIVNTPEQIPKGENVVVAKYVDKPLLIGGHKCDLRLYVCVTSIDPLLIYLYEEGLVRFATVKYDKTNKNLWNPCMHLCNYSINKYHTDYIKCDDPNAGNIGHKWTLSALLRHLRKQGRNTAALMAAIEDLVVKSILSSAQTITAAARVFVPNLFNCFELFGYDILIDDMLKPWLLEINLSPSLACESPLDARVKSALLADTLTLVGLPAVPMSRHEQSPQNNSLKMRIGACRRVHSAENVFVRGKPQTQTEKGIANLLTGEELRIVRAVRAQYARRGGFVRIFPSQNSWQKYSQYLDPVTGIPICSTSLNNNIPYTVVHNYNLLVHSHVLPHFQHAQAATSLTDTPQRLKRYEAVCIAGAAPAVQINSPGEATAPPRDAKRAKELIKAQLTDGMKLTMGEGRRAFGLYLTHVLKRISSPSNEMAVQHAALILRFLRRASASLRMPYNVKGPPAKMCDKDRCAIIAKQLNDFLYMYYRETDLYTDSNDRDGCVSNIHFAHFLYAASEADLEDVLLLVLRSDNWVATFLGDTRSALCVDAPPARLAHTSKHTLLKHLAAVAPINCRKYRPTMDSMSRSESSSVAQESDSSPPPPPYTTSDIVLKESLKEEKPLKVALKYARS is encoded by the exons ATGAACAATGACGACGATTCATCGAATGGCAAAGAAACAGAAAAAGAAGGGTCCCTATCCGACTGGGTGTCGGGTGGTCCCGTGGGATCGAAAGCGGCCGTGCTAGTCTTCCGATCATGTGTCCTCGCCTCCAGAACACCCTCCATGGAATCCACAACAAAAACAGTCGGCAATAATACAGGCACAACGATACTCCTCAATAAAGCCAAGAATATGGCGAAAAGACTCGTAGCCGAACCGCATTCTTTCAGCGTCCGACCAAAAACAATAATGCACGATGTGATGGAGACATTTGGTAATAACACAAAGTATATGGGCCAAGCGTATGTGGTGAAACATGTTAGTGAAGCGGAAATTCCAATAACAGAGTCTGTAGAAGAGCAAGGTCATGAAGCAGTCGAACATAAGAGAGATATAGATGATGTACTTAATGATCTCAGCAAGATAACCCTAAAGAAGCATTTGAACATAGAAAATACGACAGCTAATATTAAACCGCCCGAACCTCCACCTGTAACCAAAG atGCCAAAGATGAAAAGAAAGGAAAGAAAAACAAAGGTAaaggaaaaaagaaaaatatacaaaggaCTGTCTCGCCGAGTATTGATAGTGACGATTCGGAACAATTGCTAGTCAAAGAAGTAGATAGTATTAAG GTATTAGAAAGTAGTCATATGCCGGCCAGAATTCTTAAGATCACCTACAAATTAGTTAATACTGAGACCAAACTGCTGCACCGATTACTCCAAGCTCATGGTCTCCAAGAAGCCTGTCCTGACGCAAAAGAGTTTAACCTGCTTTGGGCAGGTCTGCATCCTAAGCCTGATGTGCTGAGGTCACTATCAGCGTATCAGAGAGTCAATCATTTTCCTAG GTCGTACGAACTAACACGCAAagacaaattgtttaaaaacatagAGAAAATGCAATACTTCCGAGGCTTAAAACACTTTGATTTCATCCCCACAACATTCCTGATGCCGGCTGAATATAAAGAACTGTGTACCACACATTATAGGACCAAGGGTCCGTGGATTGTTAAACCTGCCGCCTCCAGTAGGGGCAGGGGaatttatatagttaatacg CCAGAACAAATACCGAAAGGCGAGAACGTAGTAGTAGCAAAGTACGTGGACAAACCGCTTCTGATTGGTGGACACAAATGTGACCTACGCTTATACGTGTGCGTTACGTCCATAGACCCGTTGTTAATTTATCTGTATGAGGAAGGCCTGGTGCGATTCGCCACTGTCAAATACGATAAGACGAACAAGAATCTGTGGAACCCGTGCATGCATCTGTGCAATTATAGtatcaataaatatcataCGGATTATATcaa ATGTGACGATCCAAATGCGGGCAACATTGGCCACAAATGGACGCTGTCAGCCCTATTGCGCCATTTGCGTAAGCAAGGACGGAACACAGCTGCGTTAATGGCCGCTATTGAAGATCTGGTCGTCAAATCCATTCTGTCTTCAGCCCAGACTATTACTGCCGCCGCTAGAGTTTTTGTGCctaatctttttaattgttttg AACTATTTGGCtacgatattttaatagatgaCATGCTTAAGCCATGGCtgttagaaattaatttatcgcCGAG CTTGGCCTGCGAAAGTCCTTTAGATGCCCGAGTGAAATCTGCCCTTTTGGCAGATACACTGACCCTAGTAGGATTACCAGCAGTGCCTATGAGCAGGCATGAGCAATCGCCGCAGAACAACTCTCTCAAGATGAGAATCGGAGCG TGTCGCCGTGTCCACTCAGCAGAAAACGTATTCGTACGCGGCAAACCTCAAACCCAGACAGAGAAAGGAATCGCCAACCTCTTAACGGGCGAAGAATTGCGCATAGTACGAGCTGTTAGGGCCCAATACGCCCGGCGTGGGGGTTTCGTCAGAATATTCCCTAGTCAGAACTCTTGGCAGAAGTATTCGCAGTATTTGG ATCCTGTAACCGGTATCCCGATATGTTCTACGTCCCTAAACAATAACATCCCGTATACAGTTGTTCACAATTACAACTTGTTGGTACATTCCCACGTGTTGCCGCATTTCCAACACGCCCAAGCTGCTACTAGCCTTACGGACACACCGCAGAG attaaaacGTTACGAGGCTGTATGCATCGCGGGTGCGGCGCCGGCAGTTCAGATAAACTCCCCTGGTGAGGCGACCGCGCCTCCAAGGGACGCTAAAAGAGCCAAAGAACTCATCAAGGCCCAACTCACTGACGGAATGAAGTTgac tatGGGTGAAGGCCGTCGTGCTTTCGGCCTATATCTGACCCACGTCCTCAAGCGCATATCGTCTCCGAGCAACGAAATGGCGGTGCAACACGCAGCCCTGATCCTCCGATTCCTCAGACGAGCTTCGGCCTCTCTGCGAATGCCCTATAATGTAAAG GGTCCCCCTGCGAAGATGTGCGACAAGGACAGATGTGCGATCATCGCGAAACAGCTCAACGATTTCCTGTACATGTACTATCGGGAGACGGATTTATATACAGACAGCAACGACAGAGATGGATGCGTGTCGAATATACATTTCGCACATTTCTTGTATGCCGCTAG TGAGGCCGATTTAGAGGACGTATTACTTTTGGTCCTTCGATCGGATAATTGGGTGGCGACGTTCTTGGGTGATACTAGAAGTGCATTATGCGTTGACGCGCCACCCGCGAGATTGGCGCATACAAGCAAACATACATTATTGAAGCATCTGGCTGCGGTCGCTCCTATCAATTGTAGAAAATAcag ACCTACCATGGACTCGATGAGTCGTTCGGAGTCGTCCAGCGTCGCTCAAGAGTCGGACTCGTCCCCTCCTCCACCTCCATACACCACTTCGGACATCGTACTTAAAGAGTCGCTGAAGGAAGAGAAGCCGCTCAAAGTGGCACTTAAGTACGCGAGATCAtag